CTTGGAAGTCAACAAATCAGCAGCTAGGGTTTATCTGATTTACACACCATGATTTATCTCATTGGTGCAGCCTTACTCCTTACTATGGCACTGAGCGTGCTTCGAAACTCGCGCATCCACGGTGATTCAACACTGAAATTCCCCCACCAAACCCCGCCAAATAGACTGAGGATGGAGATCAGGGCAGAATCCGGGGGACCTCGTCCCTGACGGTCATTCTCGGCTGCAGCACAACATTCAGCACACACAATGACAGCATGTTACCAGTCGCACATCCCAATCTCCTTCTCTCCTACCAACTTGCAATCTTCCTTCAATCCGCTTCAAGCACGCGCTGACGTCAGTCCTTGAACACGTAAGCCGCGTAAGCTGTTAGTCCGGCTCAGCCTGAGAGCTGGGACACGGCTGTCATGACGGTACACACAGGTACCCGGACCCACAAATTCCACTTACTTGACTTTAGCACGACCGTTTCATGTCGACAACGGCCACGGATCGACGAGGTTTGTAAACGAAAACGGCTGTCGACTCGCAATTTCCTGTCCGCCCATCGTCGATGAAACGTCGTGTAGCCGTTCAACCGTCTTCTCAGGGAAGGAATGGGGTCTGGGGTGACGACATTTCGTCGATTGTCATTTGGGGTCGCGTGCTGAGGTTGTCAGATCGTTGGATTACCGCGTAAGCGATGCAAAAACTCAATCGTGTACGACAACGTTCGTGTCGGGACGTGTCGTGCTGTCATCACATAATGCTGTGTACTTTCATTTGTTGGCTTCAAGCAGTCACATcgaaaaaaaagaaaaaatgCGCTGTGCGCTCCTCCAGTACAGAGCAGGGACAGAAAAAGCGATGTCCGCAGGGCTCGAACCTACAACCTTTGGCGAGTTTCAGCGTAAACCGAAAACCAACGCGCTACCATTGCGCCAGGACACCTTAAGTAACCGATTCCAGGTCATCTGATAGAGGATCGCCGATTTGTATCGTACATATCTCAGCTACTGAACCGAGCTAACAATCACCTCTTCACCCAATTCACATCACCGAGCACGTGACGCATACGCGCCCACTGCAAATTCCACCGGGCTCACCACCAACCACGCGATCCCGTCCtcccaaaaaaaaaaaacgtAAACGCAACACCACCTCGCGAAGACGACCAATTAGGCAAAATGCATCGGCCGGGAATCGAACCCGGGGCTAGCCGAAACTGACCTGTTATTGCAAGGCTTGGCAACGGCTAATTTTACCACTAAACCACCGATGCTGATGATTTATTTGATGAAGAATCAACTTTTGCTATAATATTTATTGCTAGATAAATGTTTTCCTCTCATGTTTTTTTGTTCAGACGGGACCCAAAGACTACGGCTCGAGGGGGTTGGTGGTGGAGAGATTTGATGGTTCGGCAGCTAAGTCTGTGGGAGGTGAGGATTCGGGACTGGCTTTGGGCTTGCTGAAGGAAATGGGTGTGTATGGATTAGATGTGGATGAATACTATGGCATTGCGTTAGTTTGTTTGCTTGTCTTTGGACAAGAAGCTCACTTGACGAGAAGTACACTCTGATTAGTGGAACTGTTGAAGTGATGAGTACTCGATATTGCTACAACGAAGTTGGCTCAAGACTTTACAGCTTCCCTTCCTTTGAAACCCGCACTACTGAAGTGCGCTTCTTTCCTGAAAACCATCTGCACCACAACGCAGCTGTTGTATTGTTTTCGGAAACCAGAGAGCGGTTTGCGCTCCCAAGGAAGAAGCCTTTCGTTCCGCAGCTAGGGTGGGGGTAGGGTTGGTTCGACATCTCGCGCGCCGTCCGCACAGCCAGGGAACGCCCAAACCACGGCCTCGGAGATGATTGTGGGAATAAAAAAAAGCCCGAATGTTCAAAATATCGCAGAAGAGAATGCAGCGGGGGCGACTGCACCTACCCTGTCCCGGATCGTGTACGTGCTTTAGCTTGGTGGACTGTAGTAGCTCAGCTTGGAGCTCCCCTAGACGGTGATTAACACCCTCCAAGCACGAGACTATACGGTGGTTTGTCCAAGTACACAGAGATGTGCAATGGGCCCGGAATTACCTTGTTACCCATTGCACCACCGATGCCCATCGCAACTCTTAGTAGTGCTTGTAGTAGAAGGCCAGATGCCGCTGGCAGCGAGGCAAAGTGGATGCTTGAAAACGCGGTTTACGGTGGACAAAAAACCTTTTTTTTTGGACTTGGAGTAATGGGAGATTCGTCCAGTGGTTGGGCAGGATGTTGATTGCTATGGGTAGAAACAATTGGGAGTGGCCGCACTGTATTGACATACCACGAGCGCATTTGTTGTGTTGGGAATGATGCCCTTCACGTTCAATGGTGTAGATGGAGGAGAGGATCCAGTGATTATGCGTCTTGTGTCTTTCGTGAAAACCTCGAGATCCTATGGTTCACTGATCAGCATCCCCAAAGTGCGATATGGTCGCAATGTAGTGTCGGTGTCACGGCAATAGTACTCTCGTCTTCTAACCGTCGGTTGCCTACCATGACATCAAACAGGTCGCCCATTGTCTGGTTCGCCGCGACGCCAAGCGGAGCAAAAGTAGGAATCTTTCCGTTTTCACTAGTAATTGACGCAGGTAACGTCGCAGCACTGAGGTCTGATCTGGTTTCCCTGCGGATGGGGGTTATGTTTGGGTATCCATGGCGTGGAGCCAATGGTCGGTGGGGATGATCTTGATAGTAGGGTCTTTCATGACTGTCGTCTTGCAGATCATTATGTCTTTCTCGTAGGTGACTACAAGACACTGCGAGGAGATGGCGGTATCGCCAGCATCCTTTGGATAATGAGGGATAATATCTAGCCTCTTGCCATTTCGTCCCAACCTATGACCACGATGCCATACTAGCGACGACCATGAAGGAAACGGTGTGAACCATGCTGGTAGAGGTCCCATCTTATCCTCTTCCCCCATTTTATAGTAGACAAACCGCTCGAAACGAGACGATGGGCTGAAGAATGTCATCTCGGGTAGAGCGCCTGAATGGTATGCGGCACATAGGGCTTCGACTGATACGCTTGATTAGAGCGTCTGACCCGTCAGACCGATGCCCGGCCCGGCCAGGGATAAACCCGACCGGGTGCCAATGTCAGGTATCTGAGGTTCTTTTAATGTGGTTTGTCCTACTCTTCACGGATTCTCCGCATTTTCCTTCGCGGCTTCACGCAGGCTGTTTATGAGGGCCTTCATCGTTAGATGGAGGTCGTGGAGCCGGGCAAGACTGTCCTTGGCGGCGATTCGGTAGCGTCAACTGCTATGTGGGCGGCGGCTTCGGCGGCGAGGGCGCGGTACTCCCAGTCGTCCCCGAGCTCAAACCACGTGAGCCAGTAGTCCACCCACACGACAGCAGCACACAAGGCCCAACGGCATTTAGACAGGGCTGACACCCCTTCTCGACAGACCGGGACCGGGACCGGGACCAGCGGGCCAGGTAGACCCAGACGGCAGCTAGGCGGGCGGGGACGGGGGTTATGCAGAGCGGGCACAGGACGGCAACACCCACCCCGAAAGAGGGGAGAGGTGGCTTGACGTTGCTGGCAATGGTGTCCAGCTTCAGTAGCAAGCTATCGATGCGTTCGAGGACGGCGTTCGACAGCACAACATTGTGAGAGGGGGCGTTCGCCCCAGCGAGAAGGAGAAAGAAAACAAAGTAAAGCAGCATCATcttcgttgtcgtcgtcttTTCTTCCTCTTGATCGTCATCTTCTTCGTCGCTGAAGAGCGATTGCCAGGTCTGTTTACTTCAGACTCCTGGATTCCTGCCATTCTACGCCCACTCCTCAAACTCCAGGCACTCGCTCTTCGCACAAAGCTACTTCGACCCAGAGCTGCTCAAATACGCAGCCGCGCTGCCTGCTGATCCCGGAAGCTGTATTGAGCTGAGCTCTTCTGGCAAATTGGGACGCATTGAGCCTCTTGGAGTCTTTTGGGATAAGGTATTATCTCGAGTTTCGTCCACCTGGGCAATACGCGTGGAGTGTTCCCGAGAAGGAGTAGGCGATGCAGATGATTCGGCAATCCCGGCCAGTACTGGTGACAGGCTGCAAGGAAATTCGTTGTTCGAACCATCTTAATGGGTGAGTATCGAGCAGTGTCTGCCGCAGGATCTGGCGTGATAGGGTTGACGGTGAGTAAAGAAAGCTGTGTAGCATTTCTACCTCCAATGGCAAGTCACTTCTCATAACAATTTTGGAACTTGACATGGATTGTGATGTTGAGATTGCTGGGGATGTTGACTCTGAACCTAGCAAgctgtggtggtggtggcgccTTGAACAATTGCCATGGAAGTTCAGGTTCCAGCGACTAGGCGGTAATGGGAAGTATGCATCGCTAGTATGCGACAAAGACGAACCATCGTAAAATAACTGGAATAGAGAGCTGGCTGCCTCCACTGGGACCAGAAGGTGGCAGAACTGCCTCTGAAGCGGCCATGATGACACTCAGATGCCCACGATTGGTGGCTATGCTGGACGCCGTTAGCTAAGATGGAATTGTCCTGGTCTACGCCTGAACGAGGTAGTTAATCGAACCGGTCAAGGGCTGACTGTCAGAATGAGATCCTAGGGGTCGTAGCGGGAATATACGCCACACCAGGCTGGGAGGGCTTCTAAGGCGGAGGGCTTCCAAGGCAACAACACCAGCCTTCAGATATAAAGAGGCATATGCAGCTTCTTGCCCTAATTTCGATATACAATCTGCCTCGCTGTAACCATTGTTTTAGTCGAAACGTAGTTACTGTAAATCAAGGTGTTGGGGAGGGACTGTGGCCTCAACACACCCAAGCGGTGATGATGGGACCTGGTAATCGAGAAAACGAAGCATGAGCTGCATGCATACTAAGGAGATGATTGCTCAACATTCTGGACACAACCCTCTCATACCAATCAACGTACTCGCTTTTAGCTTCTGCCTTGAATCATTGGTGCAATGAAGGCAAGTCGGAGATAAGTACGTACGGTCTCACCTCGACACAACGTATGTGAACAGCTATGCAACAAGAGACCACAGAGCGCAGTTGCGATCATGGATGTGTCACATAGATTTTTAACAAATGGAAGCGAGAATTGAAAGTATCGATGTTTTTCACAGGTCACTGCAAAGGTGGACAGAGTCGCATGATGTCTGAGCGATGGGTTCGCACGCTCAAATACGGACCGCGCCTTTCCCCTTCTGGCGTATTCACAGAAAGCACGTGTTGTGTAGAAGAGTCATTTACGTTCTTTACGTTTGTGATGCTTAGATTTGAATTATCAAGACAGTGCTATTGCGAATACGCAAGGTACAATTTGACCAACATATGCCCAGGGCTTGCTCTAACCGTACAGCCGGCGTGCAATCTGGATGCGAGAGACATCAAACAACACGTTTACGACTCCCAAAAGTCACCAGACAACCACCTGTTGACCATCTCGAGGGAAGCCTCGGGCTGGTCGTATGGGACCATGTGGCCACCAGCATGCAGCCTCATGAAGGTGAAGTTGCCACTCGACTTGACCTCACCGACCTTCTTGCCATCGCCATCGATCTTGAAGTCTTTCATCTCGGCCTTCTTGTACTCTTTCTGACCAGGCCACTCAAGAGCCTCGGTCCAGGCCTTGTTGCCCAGCCAGTTGCAGATGTAATCAGCGTCACCTGCGTAAACGAGCACAGGGATCTCCTTGAGGATACTGGGAACGACGCGGTGGAAAGGCTTCATCCAGTCACCACCGAGGAGGAAGTTGCGGTTGATGTCGAAGTTGCAAGACTCGTAGTTGCTGACCTCAGCACCGACGGCCTTCATGACTTCCTTCTTGTTGAGGAAACCCTGGATCCAGTCGAGCTCGTCGTAGCAAAGGCTGTTGCTGCCGCAGGGCTTGCGGACATCGTAAACGTTCTGGCCAGTGCGCTGGTAAGGGCCGATCATAGCGTTGTTGCAGTAAATGGAGGCGGGCACACAGCTCCAGACAGACTCGGAGTTGTAGCAGTTCTCGATCAAGCTGGTGCAACGGGGCAGAGCATTGTCCATGGACTTGCATGTGCTCTCGTCCAAAACAGCAGGCCAGCCGCCCTCACCACAAGCCATGGGGCGATAGTAGGGGTACTGGGTAAGGCCATCGGTGAGACCGTTGCCAATCAGGACCGACTGGAGGTTGATGTTGCGGTTCTTGTGAGAGAGAATCTCAGAGGCAAATACCGGAATGTAGTGGCCAGCGTACGACTCGCCAGAGATGTGGAAGCTCTGCTTCGAGTACTCGGGGAACTGCTTGAAGAAGAGAGTGAGCAGGGCGTAGACATCCTTTCCAGCGGCAACGGTGTTGCTAACAGAGCCGCCGGAGTATGAGTAACCGACGTTGACGGGCTGGTCAAGGAAGATGACGGAAGCATTGCTGTTCCACGAGTAGTCGTTGTGCTTGATCTTCTGGTCCTTGGTAATGGAGGCGGGTCCAAGTTCCATGAACAGACCTGTCAGCGAGGAGCAGCCAGGCCCACCGTTGAGCCAGAGCACCACGGGGTCGTTCTTGGGGTCGTTGCGAGACTCGAAGAACCCTGGAGATGATTAACGTCTTTGGCAAATGGGCGGCCATCAAGGTgctaacttacagtagaacaAGTGCTTGTCCTCCTCATCGTCGTCAAGGTAGCCGCTGTATTGCTTGACCTTGTCGACGCCGAGAACACTAGGGTCGACGTGCTTTGCACGCAGGCTGTAGTTCTCAAGCTTGCCATCGACCTCGCGCTCCTTCTCGCCGTTCTCGTTCTCGACCCAGACGCTTTGCACGTCGGCGCCCTTGACGATGTAGTCCCACTCGGAGTCGTGCTTGCGCGTGTGTGGCTTGGGGTTAGAGAAGAAGGCAGCCTTCTCCATCTGCTCAGGGAACATCATGGCGACTTCATCCCAGATGGCGCGTGCTTCGCCTGTGAGCGACTTGAGGTTCTCCTCCAGGTTCTGGAGGGGCTTCGTCCATGCACTGGTGTCGAAGCCCTTGAAAGACTCAGGAGCTTTGAGGACCTGCTGCTGCGGGATGGCAGCGGACGCTGCTCCAAAGAGCAGGGCCGAGGTAGCTACCTTCATGGCTTTGCACGATAGAGCTTCCGGAGCTCAAGGGTAGCTGTGTGATAGGTAACGAAGAACCCAATGAAGTGAATCAAAGGGTATGAGTGTATGGAGAAGAGAGTATGGGTCAAGACAGATGTGGAGAGGATGGGGTATGAGAGATGGAGCGTGTTGGAGTGCTGGAGCTCAGTGACCAGGCAACGACCAGCCACCTCGATGACGAAGCTAGCTTATCAGCTGGCGATGCTAGTCCGAGCGCGGGCAGCTCACGGGGCCAAACCATTAGCGTTTCAAGATGGGCCGGCGGTTATGGCTCTCTCAACCGACGCCTCACTGAGGGATCGAGGCATCATCGCCCTGAAGCATGTGATGCCAAAGCTTGGATCTTGCATTCCTGCTGCAGCGCCCCGTCCCTTGTCTCGTGAAGCTTGGGCTGTTCCTGCATGGCAGCTATATTGGGCCTAGCGCGCCTTCTGTCAAGATGAGCCGAAACGATGTCATCCATCCCCGCCGAATCTTTTATGTCTGCGCCGCAACACGTTCTGCGTACCACCACACGACGTGAACCTGAGCTTTCCCATACAACACAGGATGCCTATCAACCAACCGTCAAATCAGATTAAACTCACCAACGTTTCGTTGGTGCGCATCAAGAAGGGTGCGCAAATCCCCCGCCAAGATATTGTCGCCAGTCGCTAGAACAGTCACTAACTCTGCGCAGGCAAGAAGCGTTTCGAAATCGCATGCTACAAGAACAAGGTCCTGGAATGGCGTAATAAAATCGAAAAGGATCTCTCAAACGTCCTCCAGATTGAAAATGTCTTCCTCAACGTCAGCAAAGGACAGGCGGCACCGAAGGCCGACCTCGATAAGGCGTTTGGCAAGAAACCCATGGAAGAAATCATTCTCGAAATCTTGGACCACGGCGAATTGCAGGTTGGAGAGAAGGAGCGTGGCGCCGAACTCGAGCGTACAAAGAACGAAGTGATCGATATCGTTGCAGGCAAGCTGGTCGACCCTAGAACAAAACGCGTCTACACCACAGGCATGATCGAGAAGGCGCTAGACCAGTTGAGCTCGCAAACGCAGGCGCAACAACAAGAACACAAGGCCGGAACGGAGACGCCAGATGGTGAAGAAAAGGGAAAGGCTGCAGCGCTACCCAAGTGGAGTGGTATTGTCACAACAAAGTCTGCCAAGTCACAAGCTCTTTTCGCAATGAAGGCTCTTATCGCGCACCAGCCGATCCCTGTTGCGCGTATGCAGATGAAGCTGCGAGTCAGCTGCCCGACCTCGGTACTCAAGCAGGCCGTCAAGACGGCGCCAAAAGCCCTGGCAGATGGTGAAGAGAAGACAGCCACTGGCACAGTCAAAGACACAATATTGGCATTCATGGAGAAGATCGAGAGCCAAGACACGATGGGTGCCGAGTGGGAGGCTGTCGGACTTGTTGAGCCAGGCGCGTTCAAGGGCCTCAATGAGTTTATCGAGAGCCAGACCAAGGGCCGTGGAAATGTCGAAGTTATGGAGATGGCTGTTGGCGCCGACGATTGAGTGGTGACACGTTGAGGAGCGAGTTGTACGCAGCAGCCTCTACCTCATGTGCATGCTGTCGGTCGCCTCATCTGCACCGTGCCTGGATGCCTCCTCACACCCTTTGCGCCAGACGAGATCGAAGGCGTCAAGGCATGTGTACCTGTCCCCGCCCAGGCCCGATCCACCCACAAAGATACCCAACGAAGATACCCGGCATTTGAGACAAGGATCTTCGGCAGTACTGGGCAGAGGTGCTGTTCATCAGGCCTTGAGGTACATCTGGACACCCAGATCTTGCAGATAGCCGTCGTTGAAATAAATCAGGCATCTATCTGATTACAATGAAGTATGCAGTCCAACAATACACGTTTCTTCACTCCATTGAAAACTTCTTTTCCATCTACTTCCCTTTTTCCTTTATGTACTATCGTGCACTTCTACTCTGAGTAAGTATATCTCACTCTACAAAACAGTTTGGGTTGTCGTTGTGCATCCTTCGTGCGTTGGCGCCAGTGTAGCTGTTGATTGGTGATTTTAATCGAGGCTGCATGCACGACCATACCCTGCTCACCACGTCACTCCAGCAACGTCGCGTCTTCCATCGGGTATCTCGAAATCGCCTGACTTCCCGAATCTTCTACAGTGCGGGCATCTTCGCCAGGACATCTCACACTGGTCGACAAAATTGTCCTCCAGTATCCTCCTGAGGCGACAAGCTGCCCCATCTCTAATTCTTGCCTTCTTTGATTAGTTTACTTTCTCTATTGGAGAGCACTCGATACCAAACTGTTCTGCTTTGATCAACTCTTACGATGTCCGTCTCTATGCGCTGAAGCGCCTGACCTATCCCATCCAATGCAGAGTCCAATGCGAAGTGCGTTGTCCCCCTAACGCACTGCATCTCATCTATTGTCCATCCACTGGTATCCTACCCCCTTCCCCGCACTCCGCACATACGGCCTTTAGCGCCCTGCTAAGCGCCTTATCGGGAGCGTGGGTGCGTGGCGTGGTTGCATGCTGCTCTGCAGGGCCAGCGAAACGGCCGCACGAGTGCCCTATGGCAAGTGATGGAAGGACATCGCGAGAAGGGGAGAGCTCATATAAGCCTCACTAGCGGTAGCGGTGAAGAGTAGGCTTAGGCCTTTCTTTCCACACCCACGGCCTTTCATAGCATTGCAACTTTCACAATCACATTACACCACAGCAGAACCTGCTTTGCTTCACTCACTTATTCACCATGGCAGCTTTGCTCGCAGCGCCACCACGGACACCGAGCCCAAAGGTCCGCATACGCTCACAGTCATTTTCCTTCGACTCACCGTCATCAATCACCAGACTCAATGCATCAACTCCCATCGACGACTCACCATATTCAAAATCAACCGGTAGCATCAACATCACGAAGGCAATACCCCAACACCACGTCCTACTACCACTCAAGACCAAAATGAGCTACGAGTCCATGTCAGACTCTTCCAGCGCCATGTCGATATCCCCCGCAAGCTCCCCAACCAAATCTGAATATGAAACGCGTCTGCAGGATTTACCAGAGGGAAACCTTCTCGGCCTATTCGAGAATACACGTGCACCCCGTCCCTCAGACGCACTGTACTCGCATCCACCAACCAGCAAGAGAATTCGCCTGTCCCCGCCACACATCACCTTGCCCCCTCCGTCGGAAGATATGTCTGACGTTGGACCTATTTCGCCGTTCGCTTTCCAGGATACTAGTTTCCCCATGACGGACCCTTGGCTTGTTCGCGTGGTTCTGGACTTGAATGATGTTCGTGGCGTGAGCTGGATGGACATCAGTGGTGTGATTGGGAGGGTGTACAAAGTGCAAACGGGAAGTGCAGAGGTGCTTGAGATTCTGAGTGGGAATGGAAGGGTGAGGAGAATGTGGTGGGATTGAGTCGGTGAGGAGAGGAGATGGCTGAGATGCAGGCATCcagaagagagaagaggtaAGGAGCTGGTGTTGAGGAAAGTAGCGGGTTCCTTTCCGTGATGGGTCTGGATTTCTTTGGTGTTTCTTTCCATTTTTGTTCTTTCTGCGTCTTGGGATCTCGCATTTGCATTTTATGGCGCAACGAACTAACGACTTCACGACTCACGACACGACGAGATCAGGGGATAGGCACTGTCTCTGCTAAGGACGGATTATAATCATGACTGACGATTACGACTTGACGATTATATGGCTCTGTTGTACCATGTAGAGTACTCGAGATTCAAATGCATTCTATGTTCCTTCCTGCGTTGACCATTGAACGATCCATATCTGTGAACAACTAGCGTTGAGAATCGATATTGACATGGTAGCTCATGGTAACATCGataagagaagctgcagtGTGATCATGCATGAAACCACGCGCAGGATGCACCTTGACAACAGTTGTCAGGTCGTGAGTGGCTGCGAATGCGATATGCAACGACCACTTCCGAAGGACTCCGCAGTAGCGTCGAAGCTTTGACAAGACTCAATAGGCTTGCGGTGCCACTCGGAGACTTCGAGCTGCAAAGTCAGATCTGTCGGACAAGGGGAGGTCGTGTGAGCAGGCATAGAGTATTGGAATCGTTGGTGTAATTTTTTGGTACAGGCTGTATTTTTCAACCCTATGACCTGTTCTTCATCGCCATCCATCATTGAAAGCCGTATGAGGTGTACGTGAAAGCCAATGAATGCCACTGATAAACACCATAAGTGCACCACCCATTTCGTAAAGCCTTGATGCACCACGCAAAGCCCATGCTGCCCCAGCCGAGAGCGAAAACGTTTACTTCTTCTTGGAGACACCGACAGTTCGGCCACGGCGACCAGTGGTCTTGGAGTGCTGACCACGGACACGGAGGCCCCAGTAGTGACGGAGACCACGGTGAGCACGGATCTTCTTGAGGCGCTCAAGGTCGTCACGGAGCTTGGAGTCGACACCGTTGGCGAGGGTCTGAGAGTCCTTGCCGTCGACAATGTCGCGCTGCCTGTTGAGGAACCAGGTGGGGATCTTGTCTACGAGGTGTTAGAATAGCAACTGGCGGAGTGGCAATAGTCAAACATACACTGCAGGGGGTTCTGAATGATGGTGACAATACGCTCAAGCTCCTCAGAGGTGAGGTCACCAGCGCGCTTGCTCAGATCAACATCGGCCTTCTTGCAGACCAAGTTGGAGTAGCGGCGACCGACACCCTTGATCTTGGTCAAGGCGTACATGACCTTCTGCTTTCCATCGACGTTCGTGTTCAACAAACGGATGATGTACTGGAAGCTGTGGCAAGTCAGCATTGCTGTTCGAGCACACGCATTATAGTCAAGATGTGCAATGGTCGTGCCCTTCGTGCGCAAGCGCCCGAAAAGTCCGCCACGCCGTTGCAAGCATCTCTCCCGTTTCCAGACGTATGCTAGTCCTCCCACTATGTGTGCTTTGTGCGTTGCCCGCGGCACTCGATACCCATATCCTCCTCTTCTAGCATGCTGTCGAAGATCGAGGAAAGATTTGCGTCGAGTGGCGGACTCCGATGGACGCAGGCGGGAGACGAGTGTGCGCGGCGAAGGCGACGTAGTGGGTCTTGGGTTATGCGTAGCTGGGGTCGTACTTAGACTTCTCTCCGGAGACGAGCGCTATACAATTGTCAGCATGTCTATTCGGTGCGCGCTGCCTGCGATCTGTGTTTTCGCGGTCTCCATTTTGCTGGCCAGTCGAAGAGAACACGGCGCACAAAAGGTTCGAGACGCGGTAGGAGATGCGCAAGGTATGACAGGGTGTGTACTCACACATGATGGGCGGCTTGTCGAGGGCTGTGGTTAGTCTGTTGCTCTGTCTTATGAATTCGATGGGGAAACGCCGTGTTGTGTGCGAAGCGAGATGCTTTAGCGTCCCACGTGACTGATCGGCTGGACCCTCTAGCCCCACACAACCGATCCCTCACGCAACTGCACTGCAAACGCATC
This genomic window from Ascochyta rabiei chromosome 11, complete sequence contains:
- a CDS encoding Carboxypeptidase C, translated to MKVATSALLFGAASAAIPQQQVLKAPESFKGFDTSAWTKPLQNLEENLKSLTGEARAIWDEVAMMFPEQMEKAAFFSNPKPHTRKHDSEWDYIVKGADVQSVWVENENGEKEREVDGKLENYSLRAKHVDPSVLGVDKVKQYSGYLDDDEEDKHLFYWFFESRNDPKNDPVVLWLNGGPGCSSLTGLFMELGPASITKDQKIKHNDYSWNSNASVIFLDQPVNVGYSYSGGSVSNTVAAGKDVYALLTLFFKQFPEYSKQSFHISGESYAGHYIPVFASEILSHKNRNINLQSVLIGNGLTDGLTQYPYYRPMACGEGGWPAVLDESTCKSMDNALPRCTSLIENCYNSESVWSCVPASIYCNNAMIGPYQRTGQNVYDVRKPCGSNSLCYDELDWIQGFLNKKEVMKAVGAEVSNYESCNFDINRNFLLGGDWMKPFHRVVPSILKEIPVLVYAGDADYICNWLGNKAWTEALEWPGQKEYKKAEMKDFKIDGDGKKVGEVKSSGNFTFMRLHAGGHMVPYDQPEASLEMVNRWLSGDFWES
- a CDS encoding ribosomal 40S subunit protein S18B, with the protein product MSLVSGEKSNFQYIIRLLNTNVDGKQKVMYALTKIKGVGRRYSNLVCKKADVDLSKRAGDLTSEELERIVTIIQNPLQYKIPTWFLNRQRDIVDGKDSQTLANGVDSKLRDDLERLKKIRAHRGLRHYWGLRVRGQHSKTTGRRGRTVGVSKKK
- a CDS encoding ribosomal 40S subunit protein S18B, variant 2 translates to MLTCHSFQYIIRLLNTNVDGKQKVMYALTKIKGVGRRYSNLVCKKADVDLSKRAGDLTSEELERIVTIIQNPLQYKIPTWFLNRQRDIVDGKDSQTLANGVDSKLRDDLERLKKIRAHRGLRHYWGLRVRGQHSKTTGRRGRTVGVSKKK